The Rhodohalobacter sp. SW132 genome has a segment encoding these proteins:
- a CDS encoding PIG-L deacetylase family protein, translated as MKILYIFPHPDDESFGPAPAMSAQLRQGHEVYLLTLTKGEATKQRHRLGVSKEEMGEIRFKEMQCVEKTLGLSGMTVLDLPDNELKHLDPYEIEMVIEDHIHKLKPDVIITYAVHGVSGFHDHLVSHAVVKSVFCRLKRQGSSYPKRLAFFTRMGEVDTKGKFRLEASSDEEIAYVEKCSHEDMQAFFDALDCYETYQEIIEKSGVKDVVTKEVPFEVFGEQLTERLDSITDKMES; from the coding sequence ATGAAAATACTCTACATTTTTCCACATCCCGATGATGAATCCTTTGGCCCTGCACCGGCGATGAGCGCACAGCTTCGTCAGGGTCATGAAGTTTATCTTCTTACACTTACCAAAGGAGAGGCGACCAAACAGCGGCACAGGCTGGGCGTCAGTAAAGAGGAGATGGGGGAGATCCGTTTTAAGGAAATGCAATGTGTTGAAAAAACGCTGGGTCTTTCCGGGATGACCGTACTTGATCTGCCTGATAATGAACTAAAACATTTGGATCCGTATGAAATCGAAATGGTCATAGAAGACCATATTCATAAACTGAAACCGGATGTAATTATCACATACGCGGTGCATGGGGTAAGCGGATTCCATGACCACCTGGTGAGCCATGCCGTGGTAAAAAGTGTGTTTTGCCGATTGAAACGACAGGGAAGCAGTTACCCGAAAAGACTGGCATTTTTTACCCGGATGGGTGAGGTAGATACGAAGGGTAAATTCCGGCTGGAAGCGTCATCAGATGAGGAAATCGCTTATGTAGAGAAATGTAGTCATGAAGATATGCAGGCTTTTTTTGATGCGCTTGATTGCTACGAAACGTACCAGGAGATCATCGAAAAAAGCGGTGTGAAGGATGTGGTTACAAAAGAAGTGCCATTTGAGGTATTTGGCGAACAGCTTACTGAAAGATTAGACAGCATTACAGATAAAATGGAGAGCTGA
- a CDS encoding DUF4168 domain-containing protein produces MKYFSLLVLALSFIACQSDSTPEQSASDQSMQQDQMQQDPMQQQPTAQTDVSDEELEQFAEISSELQGVQMESQQEMITIVEDEDLTLEVYNQIAESRHMGQSDEDLNVSSEDMEKYERASEGIAAVELEVEEEMEERIENHDMSLDRFREINVALQQDPELQQRIQQIMQEQQGMQQPGMQQEPQGDQY; encoded by the coding sequence ATGAAGTATTTTTCATTGCTCGTTTTAGCACTTTCTTTTATTGCTTGCCAAAGCGATTCAACTCCGGAACAATCGGCATCTGACCAATCCATGCAGCAAGATCAGATGCAACAAGATCCAATGCAGCAGCAACCAACAGCTCAAACGGATGTATCAGATGAAGAACTTGAACAGTTCGCCGAGATCTCAAGCGAATTGCAGGGTGTGCAAATGGAATCTCAACAAGAGATGATAACCATTGTTGAGGATGAAGATCTCACACTCGAAGTTTACAATCAGATTGCCGAGAGCCGACACATGGGACAGTCCGATGAAGATTTAAATGTCAGTTCTGAGGACATGGAGAAATATGAGCGCGCTTCTGAAGGAATCGCTGCGGTAGAACTCGAAGTTGAAGAAGAGATGGAAGAAAGGATAGAAAACCACGACATGTCATTAGATCGATTCCGTGAGATTAACGTTGCACTGCAGCAAGATCCTGAACTTCAGCAGCGAATTCAGCAAATCATGCAAGAACAACAAGGCATGCAGCAACCTGGTATGCAACAGGAGCCCCAGGGCGACCAGTACTAA